A genomic segment from Frateuria edaphi encodes:
- a CDS encoding ATP-dependent DNA ligase, whose translation MRRFVQLYAALDRTGSTTAKRDAIADYLHDAPPADAAWAVYVLGGGKLRRLASVTELRLATREATGYPDWLIDESYAHVGDLAEAIALLLPSGRPSDDARLHTWMEQRLPALSRLDPPGRVAQLQAWWKTLPPDEVFLLNKLITGALRVGVSQRLVVQALALWSQLPTDLIAHRLSGDWRPSTSSLAALAQPAEDDAHREHRPYPFFLASPLESPAESLGERGDWLAEWKWDGIRAQLMRRADEARLWSRGEERLDGRFPEIEQAACALPSGCVLDGEILAWDGEAAAPRPFTALQKRIGKLKPGAKLLAETPVRFMAYDLLELDGADLRETPLHLRRERLAALLDGMPPTLLLSPAAHTDDWATLAQLREQSRERRTEGLMLKRLDSPYRVGRKRGDWWKWKVDPYTLDAVLIYAQSGHGRRAGLFTDYTFGVWDRGHLVPVAKAYSGLDDAEIARLDAWIRAHTLERFGPVRSVEPEHVFELAYEAIQRSTRHKSGVAVRFPRILRWRTDLSVRDADRLEELKRMAEG comes from the coding sequence ATGCGCCGCTTCGTCCAGCTCTATGCCGCGCTCGACCGCACCGGCTCGACCACCGCCAAGCGCGACGCCATCGCTGACTACCTGCACGACGCGCCCCCCGCCGACGCGGCTTGGGCGGTGTACGTGCTCGGCGGCGGCAAGCTGCGCCGGCTGGCCAGCGTCACCGAATTGCGCCTGGCTACCCGCGAGGCCACGGGCTACCCCGACTGGCTCATCGACGAGAGTTACGCGCACGTGGGCGACCTGGCCGAAGCCATCGCCCTGCTGCTGCCGTCCGGCCGGCCATCCGACGATGCCCGGCTGCACACGTGGATGGAGCAGCGCCTGCCGGCCTTGAGCCGGCTCGATCCGCCCGGTCGCGTGGCGCAACTGCAGGCGTGGTGGAAAACCCTGCCGCCGGACGAAGTCTTCCTGCTCAACAAGCTGATCACCGGCGCGCTGCGGGTGGGCGTGTCGCAGCGCCTGGTTGTGCAGGCGCTGGCGTTGTGGTCGCAGCTTCCCACCGACCTGATCGCCCATCGCCTGAGCGGCGACTGGAGGCCGAGCACCAGCTCGCTGGCGGCCCTGGCGCAACCCGCGGAGGACGACGCCCATCGCGAGCACCGACCTTATCCCTTCTTCCTCGCCTCGCCCCTGGAATCGCCGGCGGAGAGCTTGGGCGAACGCGGCGACTGGCTGGCCGAATGGAAATGGGACGGCATCCGCGCCCAGCTCATGCGCCGCGCCGACGAGGCGAGGCTGTGGTCGCGCGGCGAGGAGCGGCTGGACGGACGCTTCCCTGAAATCGAACAGGCCGCCTGCGCCCTGCCCTCCGGCTGCGTGCTCGACGGGGAGATCCTCGCCTGGGATGGCGAGGCGGCGGCGCCGCGACCGTTCACCGCTCTGCAGAAGCGCATCGGCAAGCTCAAGCCCGGCGCGAAGCTGCTGGCCGAGACGCCGGTGCGCTTCATGGCCTACGACCTGCTGGAACTGGATGGCGCCGACCTGCGCGAGACGCCGCTGCACCTGCGGCGCGAGCGTCTCGCCGCGCTGCTGGATGGCATGCCGCCGACGCTGCTGCTCTCGCCCGCCGCCCACACCGACGACTGGGCCACCTTGGCTCAACTGCGCGAGCAATCGCGCGAGCGGCGCACCGAGGGCTTGATGCTCAAACGCCTGGACTCGCCCTATCGCGTCGGCCGCAAGCGGGGCGACTGGTGGAAGTGGAAGGTCGATCCCTACACGCTGGATGCGGTGCTGATCTACGCCCAATCCGGCCACGGGCGACGGGCGGGCCTGTTCACCGACTACACCTTCGGCGTGTGGGACCGGGGCCATCTGGTGCCGGTGGCCAAGGCCTACTCCGGGCTGGACGATGCCGAAATCGCACGACTGGATGCGTGGATCCGGGCGCATACCCTCGAACGCTTCGGTCCGGTGCGTTCGGTCGAACCGGAGCATGTGTTCGAACTGGCGTACGAGGCGATCCAGCGGTCCACGCGGCACAAGTCAGGCGTGGCGGTGCGCTTCCCGCGGATCCTGCGCTGGCGGACGGACCTTTCGGTGCGCGACGCCGATCGGCTGGAAGAACTGAAGCGGATGGCCGAAGGCTGA
- a CDS encoding ligase-associated DNA damage response exonuclease yields the protein MPDPLLQPRPEGLYCPAGGFHIDPAEPVAQAVVTHAHGDHARQGNARYHVARAGLGLMRERLGEPAVIDAYDYGEPFTLGEVKVSLHPSGHMLGAAQVRMEHAGRVVVVSGDYKREPDPTCAPFEPVPCDTFVTESTFALPVYRWPPMAQVIDELLAWWDDCARRKVSAVLFCYALGKAQRLLAELAPRVDRVIHLHGALLRLTQLYREAGVAMPPTQPLEENARGAALAGELILAPPSAAGSPWMRRFPNASTAFASGWMQVRGNRRRRGYERGFVVSDHADWNGLVRSVRDSGAARIYVTHGDGDALVRYLREQGHDALPLAALGA from the coding sequence ATGCCCGATCCGTTGCTCCAGCCCCGTCCCGAAGGCCTCTACTGCCCCGCCGGCGGCTTCCATATCGACCCGGCCGAACCGGTCGCGCAGGCCGTGGTGACGCACGCGCATGGCGACCATGCGCGCCAAGGCAACGCGCGCTACCACGTCGCGCGCGCCGGCCTCGGGCTGATGCGCGAGCGGCTGGGCGAGCCGGCTGTGATCGACGCCTACGATTACGGCGAGCCGTTCACGCTCGGCGAGGTGAAGGTGTCGTTGCATCCCTCTGGCCACATGCTGGGCGCGGCGCAGGTGCGGATGGAGCATGCCGGCCGCGTCGTGGTGGTCTCGGGCGACTACAAGCGCGAGCCTGACCCCACCTGTGCACCGTTCGAGCCCGTTCCCTGCGACACCTTCGTCACCGAATCGACCTTCGCCCTGCCCGTCTACCGTTGGCCGCCGATGGCACAGGTAATCGACGAACTGCTCGCGTGGTGGGACGACTGTGCCCGCCGCAAGGTGTCGGCCGTGCTGTTCTGCTATGCGCTAGGCAAGGCGCAACGGCTGCTGGCCGAACTCGCGCCGCGGGTCGATCGCGTGATCCACCTTCATGGCGCCCTGTTGCGGCTGACGCAGCTCTATCGCGAGGCGGGCGTGGCGATGCCGCCCACGCAGCCGCTGGAGGAGAACGCACGTGGCGCGGCGCTGGCGGGGGAGCTGATCCTGGCGCCTCCGTCGGCCGCCGGTTCGCCGTGGATGCGGCGCTTCCCCAACGCCTCGACCGCCTTCGCCTCCGGCTGGATGCAGGTGCGCGGCAACCGGCGCCGGCGCGGCTACGAGCGCGGCTTCGTGGTCTCCGATCACGCCGACTGGAACGGCCTGGTGCGCAGCGTGCGTGACAGTGGCGCCGCGCGCATCTATGTGACCCATGGCGATGGCGATGCGCTGGTGCGTTACCTGCGCGAGCAGGGCCACGATGCGCTCCCGCTGGCGGCGCTGGGAGCCTGA
- a CDS encoding ABC transporter transmembrane domain-containing protein translates to MSDTTPPGKPTARVGALRQLWPFLKPHKALAIGWLVFLGLSSGSTLVLPMAVRHMIDAGFGHASSDTINRTFLGLFGVALVLAFATAARYFCITLLGERSLAALRAKLYAHVIRLDVGFFERSRVGELISRLGTDTEVVQALIGSGISVALRSAVMLLGASAMMVWTSPRLAGLTALVIPAVMLPILIFGRRVQKLSRASQDRLADAAAIANETLNAAPAVKAYAREGIESRRYGDAIDRALESARRRIGMRALLTAAVIVLFFGAITLVLWVGARDVLGGRLNAGILGQFVLYAVFAAGSVAGLSEVWGDVLRAAGAMERIGELFGEQAHIADPPQPLALPRPVSGALRFEHVGFHYPTRPDAPALHDFTLDIRPGETVALVGPSGAGKSTVFALLLRFYDPQTGAIRLDGMDLRAVALSELRGTIALVPQETVIFAGSAADNIRFGRQAASDDEVREAAHAAEAHEFVSALGEGYDAELGERGVRLSGGQRQRIAIARAILRDAPLLLLDEATSALDAQSEAAIQQALERLEKGRTTLVIAHRLATVQRADRIVVMDGGRIVAQGTHESLLAEGGLYAELARLQFVA, encoded by the coding sequence ATGAGCGACACCACGCCCCCCGGCAAGCCCACCGCCCGCGTCGGCGCCCTGCGCCAGCTGTGGCCGTTCCTCAAGCCGCACAAGGCGCTGGCGATCGGCTGGCTGGTGTTCCTGGGGCTGTCTTCCGGCTCCACGCTGGTGTTGCCGATGGCGGTGCGGCACATGATCGACGCCGGTTTCGGCCATGCCAGCAGCGACACGATCAATCGCACCTTCCTCGGCCTGTTCGGCGTGGCGCTGGTGCTCGCCTTCGCCACCGCCGCGCGCTATTTCTGCATCACGCTGCTTGGCGAGCGCTCGCTGGCCGCGCTGCGGGCCAAGCTGTACGCGCATGTGATCCGGCTGGACGTCGGCTTCTTCGAGCGCTCGCGCGTGGGCGAGCTGATCTCGCGGCTGGGTACCGACACCGAGGTGGTGCAGGCGTTGATCGGCTCGGGCATCTCCGTGGCGCTTCGCAGCGCGGTGATGCTGCTGGGCGCCAGCGCCATGATGGTCTGGACCAGTCCGCGACTGGCCGGCCTCACCGCGCTGGTGATCCCGGCGGTGATGTTGCCGATCCTGATCTTCGGCCGCCGCGTGCAGAAACTTTCGCGCGCCAGCCAGGACCGCCTGGCGGACGCCGCGGCGATCGCCAACGAAACACTCAACGCCGCACCGGCGGTCAAGGCCTACGCCCGCGAGGGCATCGAGAGCCGCCGCTACGGCGACGCCATCGACCGCGCTCTGGAAAGTGCGCGCCGGCGCATCGGCATGCGCGCGCTGCTCACCGCGGCGGTGATCGTGCTGTTCTTCGGCGCAATCACGCTGGTGCTCTGGGTCGGCGCGCGCGACGTGCTGGGCGGCAGGCTCAATGCCGGCATCCTCGGCCAGTTCGTGCTGTACGCGGTGTTCGCCGCCGGCTCGGTGGCCGGGCTGTCCGAGGTATGGGGCGACGTGCTGCGTGCCGCCGGCGCGATGGAGCGCATCGGCGAACTGTTCGGCGAACAGGCGCACATCGCCGACCCGCCGCAGCCGCTCGCGCTGCCCCGCCCGGTCAGCGGCGCGCTGCGCTTCGAGCACGTCGGATTCCACTATCCCACGCGGCCGGATGCGCCGGCGCTGCATGACTTCACCCTGGACATCCGCCCCGGCGAGACCGTGGCACTGGTCGGCCCCTCCGGCGCCGGCAAGAGCACCGTGTTCGCCCTGCTGCTGCGCTTCTACGACCCGCAGACCGGCGCGATCCGGCTGGATGGCATGGACCTGCGCGCGGTCGCGCTGTCCGAACTGCGCGGCACCATCGCGCTGGTGCCGCAGGAAACGGTGATCTTCGCCGGCAGCGCCGCCGACAACATCCGTTTCGGCCGCCAGGCGGCGAGCGACGATGAGGTACGGGAGGCGGCCCACGCCGCCGAGGCCCACGAATTCGTCAGCGCACTCGGCGAGGGTTACGACGCCGAACTGGGGGAACGCGGCGTGCGCCTGTCCGGTGGCCAACGCCAGCGCATCGCCATCGCCCGCGCCATCCTGCGCGACGCCCCGCTGCTGCTTCTCGACGAGGCCACTTCGGCGCTAGACGCGCAATCGGAAGCCGCCATCCAGCAGGCCCTCGAACGCCTGGAAAAAGGCCGCACCACGCTGGTCATCGCCCACCGCCTGGCGACCGTGCAGCGCGCCGACCGCATCGTGGTGATGGACGGCGGACGCATCGTCGCCCAGGGCACGCACGAAAGCCTGCTGGCCGAAGGTGGGCTCTACGCCGAGCTGGCAAGGCTGCAGTTCGTCGCCTGA
- a CDS encoding OPT family oligopeptide transporter, whose protein sequence is MTAQAQGAKRTEFTLRGLIIGIVITVVFTAANVFFGLKAGLTFATSIPAAVISMAILRAMKNSTMQENNIVQTVASAAGTLSSIIFVLPGLIIIGWWNGFPFWMSFGICATGGILGVMYTIPLRRALVTDSDLPYPEGVACAEVLKVGSSNSQEAAESVESGGAGLKAVIVGSIVSAVFYVIVQTKVFAAAVSDYFRVGDRGAATGFDFSLSFALFAVGHLVGLWVGLAMLVGALIGWGWAVPHFLLIHPETGSVADAAQATWSHYVRFVGAGTIGVAAIWTLAKLVKPVISGLAGAMAASRVRKAGNLATLPRTEHDIPIGVVGLVTLVCMVPVAWLLGHFANVSGLGSHTALLVIGGVLFVLILSFLVSAVCGYMAGLIGSSNSPLSGIGILVVIIAALLLVLGVKAMMPAEAGKALVAFALFITAIVFAVASIANNNLQDLKTGQLVDATPSLQQWALVIGVIAGAVVIPPVLDLLNQAYGFLGAPGVDPARALPAPQAGLISALAQGVITGNIDWSLIIIGAMIGVALIVVDEVLVRTTKSARLPPLAVGLGIYLPTSTTLMVVVGSLVGAWFDKRADRGPNADATKQLGVLLASGLIVGESLLGVIVAALVAFSDELGFANHDAPLALVGDSFATPAIWIGGIAFVACVVVLYRWIARMGRNAA, encoded by the coding sequence GTGACTGCCCAAGCCCAAGGCGCCAAGCGCACCGAATTCACCCTACGCGGCCTGATCATCGGCATCGTGATCACCGTGGTGTTCACCGCGGCCAACGTGTTCTTCGGCCTGAAGGCCGGCCTCACCTTCGCCACCTCGATCCCCGCGGCGGTGATCTCGATGGCGATCCTGAGGGCGATGAAGAACTCCACGATGCAGGAGAACAACATCGTTCAGACGGTGGCCTCGGCCGCCGGCACGCTCTCCTCGATCATCTTCGTGCTGCCGGGCCTGATCATCATCGGCTGGTGGAATGGTTTCCCGTTCTGGATGTCCTTCGGCATCTGCGCCACCGGCGGCATCCTGGGCGTGATGTACACGATCCCGCTACGCCGCGCGCTGGTCACCGATTCGGACCTGCCCTACCCCGAGGGCGTCGCCTGCGCGGAGGTGCTCAAGGTCGGCTCGAGCAATTCGCAGGAGGCGGCCGAGTCGGTCGAATCCGGTGGCGCCGGCCTCAAGGCGGTGATCGTCGGTTCCATCGTCTCGGCGGTGTTCTACGTGATCGTGCAGACGAAGGTGTTCGCCGCCGCCGTCTCCGACTACTTCCGCGTCGGCGACCGCGGCGCGGCCACCGGTTTCGACTTCAGCCTGTCGTTCGCGCTTTTCGCCGTCGGCCACCTGGTCGGGCTTTGGGTCGGCCTCGCGATGCTGGTCGGCGCGCTGATCGGCTGGGGCTGGGCGGTACCGCACTTCCTGTTGATCCATCCGGAAACCGGTTCGGTCGCGGATGCCGCGCAGGCGACCTGGAGCCACTACGTGCGCTTCGTCGGCGCCGGCACCATCGGCGTGGCGGCGATCTGGACGCTGGCCAAGCTGGTCAAGCCGGTGATCAGCGGCCTGGCCGGCGCCATGGCCGCCTCGCGCGTGCGCAAGGCGGGCAACCTGGCCACCCTCCCGCGCACCGAGCACGACATCCCGATCGGCGTGGTGGGCCTGGTCACGCTGGTCTGCATGGTGCCGGTGGCCTGGCTGCTGGGGCATTTCGCCAACGTCAGCGGCCTGGGCTCGCACACGGCATTGCTGGTGATCGGCGGCGTGCTGTTCGTGCTGATCCTGAGCTTCCTGGTCTCGGCCGTATGCGGCTACATGGCCGGCCTGATCGGTTCGTCCAACAGCCCGCTGTCGGGCATCGGCATCCTGGTGGTGATCATCGCCGCGCTGCTGCTGGTGCTGGGCGTCAAGGCAATGATGCCGGCCGAGGCCGGCAAGGCGCTGGTCGCCTTCGCGCTGTTCATCACCGCGATCGTGTTCGCGGTGGCCTCGATCGCCAACAACAACCTGCAGGACCTGAAGACCGGCCAGCTGGTCGATGCCACGCCGTCGCTGCAGCAGTGGGCGCTGGTCATCGGCGTGATCGCCGGCGCGGTGGTGATTCCGCCGGTGCTGGACCTGCTCAACCAGGCGTACGGTTTCCTCGGCGCGCCGGGCGTCGATCCGGCGCGCGCGCTGCCGGCGCCGCAGGCCGGTTTGATTTCGGCGCTCGCCCAGGGCGTGATCACCGGCAACATCGACTGGAGCCTGATCATTATCGGCGCGATGATCGGCGTCGCGCTCATCGTCGTCGACGAGGTGCTGGTGCGCACCACGAAGTCCGCGCGCCTGCCGCCCCTGGCCGTGGGCCTGGGCATCTACCTGCCGACCTCGACCACGTTGATGGTCGTGGTCGGCTCGCTCGTCGGCGCCTGGTTCGACAAGCGCGCGGACCGGGGTCCCAACGCGGACGCGACCAAGCAGCTCGGCGTGCTGCTGGCGTCAGGGCTGATCGTCGGCGAAAGCCTGCTCGGTGTGATCGTGGCCGCGCTCGTGGCGTTCTCAGACGAGCTTGGCTTCGCTAACCACGACGCGCCGCTGGCGCTGGTCGGCGACAGCTTCGCGACTCCGGCGATCTGGATCGGCGGCATTGCGTTCGTGGCCTGCGTCGTGGTCCTGTACCGCTGGATCGCCCGCATGGGCCGCAACGCCGCCTGA
- a CDS encoding IMPACT family protein — protein sequence MSETLHVLVAPCRHVQDIRKSRFLAQAAPVPSVEQAMAFLHEVADPAATHNCWAYRIGQDYRFNDDGEPGGTAGRPMLQAIEGAGVDRVMVVVTRWYGGIKLGAGGLVRAYGGTAAECLRLAERMPLVAMARLTVHCPFAELALLKARCPGWQARIEHESFDAEGATLELALPADCLDEACARIIDLTRGQARVRPVPPS from the coding sequence ATGTCCGAGACCCTGCACGTCCTCGTCGCGCCCTGCCGGCATGTGCAGGACATCCGCAAGAGCCGCTTCCTCGCACAGGCCGCGCCGGTGCCGTCGGTCGAGCAGGCGATGGCGTTCCTGCATGAGGTCGCCGACCCTGCCGCCACGCACAATTGCTGGGCCTACCGCATCGGCCAGGACTACCGCTTCAACGACGACGGCGAACCCGGCGGCACCGCCGGCCGGCCCATGCTGCAGGCGATCGAAGGCGCCGGCGTGGATCGCGTGATGGTGGTGGTCACCCGCTGGTACGGCGGCATCAAGCTCGGCGCCGGCGGCCTGGTGCGTGCGTACGGCGGCACCGCCGCCGAATGCCTGCGTCTGGCCGAACGCATGCCGCTGGTGGCGATGGCGCGGTTGACCGTGCACTGTCCGTTCGCCGAGCTGGCGCTGCTCAAGGCGCGCTGTCCCGGCTGGCAGGCGCGGATCGAACACGAGAGCTTCGACGCCGAAGGCGCCACGCTGGAACTGGCGTTGCCGGCGGACTGCCTCGACGAGGCATGCGCGCGCATCATCGACCTCACCCGCGGCCAGGCCCGCGTACGACCAGTGCCGCCGTCGTAG
- a CDS encoding phospholipase, protein MTTLVFVHGWSVTSTAIYGAMPRRVQDAARAAGLALTIHDIRLSEYVSFDDAVTMGDLVRAFDHALRDLHLSTGSFACITHSTGGPVVREWLRAQRDRPGSYSTIRLSHLVMLAPANFGSALARLGKSTLGRLKAWFNGVEPGQRILDWLELGSAASLALNLDHIHGADPSAKGQFLFVLTGDRPDRSLYDHLNSYTGENGSDGVVRIASANLNARHAVLAVADGRRGAAADALSLSLLRGPRCAFKLVAGAAHSGDEQGILTAGAPTTVEAIVRCLAVNDARAYADLCDAFDAENAARDANKVELEPAGPFAPRVHIHDPRSMLILRLADDTGEPLTGAGFLLTAGPEASLDQLPVGFLSDRQANSADPCTVTLFLNHALLAGDARVPDPRQPRRTLRPAVASHRPYGARVQPLDLAGLVHHALAASAPGEDLFAMLGPHQSTVLDVVLPRRIHEGVFRLTRDLSPHDFHHPDPGPAIGD, encoded by the coding sequence ATGACGACGCTCGTCTTCGTCCATGGCTGGAGCGTGACCAGCACCGCCATCTACGGTGCGATGCCCCGGCGCGTGCAGGACGCCGCCCGCGCCGCCGGACTGGCGCTGACGATCCACGACATCCGGCTGTCCGAATACGTGAGCTTCGACGACGCGGTGACCATGGGCGACCTGGTCCGTGCGTTCGACCACGCGCTGCGCGACCTGCACCTGTCGACCGGAAGCTTTGCCTGCATCACCCATTCCACCGGCGGCCCGGTGGTGCGCGAGTGGTTGCGTGCGCAGCGCGACAGGCCGGGAAGCTACAGCACCATCCGGCTCAGCCACCTGGTGATGCTCGCGCCGGCCAACTTCGGCTCGGCACTGGCCAGGCTCGGCAAAAGCACCCTGGGCCGGCTCAAGGCCTGGTTCAATGGCGTGGAACCGGGCCAACGGATCCTCGATTGGCTGGAGCTGGGCAGTGCCGCCTCGCTGGCGCTCAACCTGGACCATATCCATGGCGCCGATCCTTCCGCGAAGGGCCAGTTCCTGTTCGTGCTGACCGGCGACCGCCCCGACCGCTCGCTGTACGACCACTTGAACAGCTACACCGGCGAGAACGGGTCCGACGGCGTAGTACGCATCGCCTCGGCCAATCTCAATGCCCGCCACGCGGTGCTTGCGGTAGCCGACGGACGGCGCGGCGCGGCGGCCGACGCGCTCTCGCTCAGCCTGCTGCGCGGCCCGCGCTGCGCGTTCAAGCTGGTCGCCGGCGCCGCGCACTCGGGCGACGAACAGGGCATCCTCACCGCCGGGGCGCCGACGACGGTCGAGGCCATCGTGCGCTGCCTGGCGGTCAACGACGCGAGGGCCTACGCCGACCTGTGCGACGCCTTCGACGCCGAGAACGCCGCCCGCGACGCGAACAAGGTGGAGCTGGAGCCCGCCGGCCCGTTCGCGCCGCGCGTGCACATCCACGACCCGCGCAGCATGCTGATCCTGCGCCTGGCCGACGACACCGGCGAGCCGCTGACCGGCGCCGGGTTCCTGCTCACCGCGGGCCCCGAGGCGAGTCTGGACCAGCTGCCAGTCGGATTCCTGAGCGACCGCCAGGCCAACTCGGCCGATCCGTGCACCGTCACGCTGTTCCTCAACCACGCGCTGCTCGCCGGCGACGCGCGCGTGCCCGACCCGCGCCAGCCCCGCCGCACGCTGCGACCGGCCGTGGCTAGCCACCGTCCGTATGGCGCGCGCGTCCAGCCCCTGGATCTGGCGGGGCTGGTGCACCACGCCCTGGCCGCCAGCGCGCCGGGCGAGGATCTGTTCGCCATGCTGGGGCCGCACCAGAGCACCGTGCTGGACGTGGTGCTGCCGCGGCGCATCCACGAAGGCGTGTTCCGGCTGACGCGGGATTTGTCGCCGCACGACTTCCACCATCCCGATCCGGGCCCTGCGATCGGCGACTGA
- a CDS encoding YdcF family protein, with translation MTVHLLIALFAFAWLAGRRGWRRLRLTGIVLALAFLVAAGCGALPKVLLRVWQSPYAQRPALDWAPSNAIVLLTAGATYPPGGPLEPGHTAYSRIAEAVVLYRDCRASGARCTLLVSGGDAENTGEPLARTYKRTLMQLGVPREDMVLEKRSLTTWGNALYARGMLRQIGADRVWLVTSAHHLRRAVFAFEHFGIKVTPVRADYLRGVWSLMPSAYNLYVTNAALHEYVGMAVYHWYAWRGRTDVPPENEGPAED, from the coding sequence ATGACCGTGCACCTGCTGATCGCTTTGTTCGCCTTCGCCTGGCTGGCCGGCCGGCGGGGTTGGCGGCGGCTGCGGCTCACCGGCATCGTATTGGCGCTGGCCTTCCTGGTCGCGGCCGGCTGCGGCGCGCTGCCCAAGGTGCTGCTGCGGGTATGGCAATCGCCGTACGCGCAGCGGCCGGCGCTGGACTGGGCGCCATCCAATGCGATCGTGCTGCTCACCGCCGGGGCGACCTACCCGCCGGGCGGCCCGCTGGAGCCGGGGCACACCGCCTACTCGCGCATCGCGGAGGCGGTCGTGCTCTATCGCGATTGCCGCGCGTCCGGCGCGCGCTGCACCCTGCTGGTCAGCGGTGGCGATGCGGAGAACACCGGCGAGCCGCTTGCGCGCACCTACAAGCGCACGCTGATGCAACTGGGCGTGCCGCGCGAGGACATGGTGCTGGAAAAACGCAGCCTCACCACCTGGGGCAACGCGTTGTACGCGCGGGGCATGCTGCGGCAGATCGGCGCCGACCGGGTCTGGTTGGTGACCTCGGCGCATCACCTGCGGCGGGCGGTGTTCGCGTTCGAGCACTTCGGCATCAAGGTGACGCCGGTGCGGGCGGACTACCTGCGCGGGGTGTGGTCGCTGATGCCCAGCGCGTACAACCTTTACGTCACCAACGCGGCCCTGCACGAGTACGTGGGCATGGCGGTCTATCACTGGTACGCGTGGCGCGGGCGGACCGACGTGCCGCCGGAAAACGAGGGGCCGGCGGAGGACTGA
- a CDS encoding aldehyde dehydrogenase family protein translates to MLEKTYPYYLANRPQHPNADLEVRDKYSGKVATRVAVPDARAIEKAIAAAAKATAPMRAFKPWARQAVLEHCVARFEQRRDELALALCVEAGKPIKDAAGEVTRLIETFRIAAAEAVRLDGQTLNLELAPRLDGYHGYTKRVPIGPVSFITPFNFPLNLVAHKVAPAIAAGCPFVLKPSEKTPIGALIIGQVLAETDLPKGAFSILPIGGHEASPLVEDERFKLLSFTGGQIGWDLKAHAGRKKVVLELGGNAACIVDADQGDKLDAIVQRLVFGAFYQSGQSCIGVQRIYAHASLYDALKRKLVAATKKLKAGDPKKKDVFIGPMIDEAAAERLHDWIEEARRAGAKLLCGGKRQGNMLEATLMEGVPRDARANRQEAFGPFALLAPFDTLDEAIGLVNDSDYGLQAGIFTDRLEHAMRAWDELEQGGVIVNDIPSFRVDNMPYGGIKLSGFGREGVRYAIEDMSEVRLLVMRRPA, encoded by the coding sequence ATGCTCGAGAAGACCTACCCCTACTACCTCGCGAACCGCCCGCAACACCCCAACGCCGACCTCGAGGTGCGCGACAAGTACAGCGGCAAGGTCGCCACGCGCGTGGCCGTGCCCGACGCCCGTGCGATCGAAAAAGCCATCGCCGCGGCGGCGAAGGCGACGGCGCCCATGCGCGCTTTCAAGCCCTGGGCGCGTCAGGCCGTGCTCGAACATTGCGTCGCACGCTTCGAGCAGCGCCGCGACGAACTGGCGCTGGCGCTGTGCGTGGAGGCGGGCAAGCCGATCAAGGACGCTGCCGGAGAAGTCACTCGTCTGATCGAGACCTTCCGCATCGCCGCCGCCGAAGCCGTACGCCTCGACGGACAGACGCTCAACCTGGAACTCGCGCCGCGGCTGGACGGCTATCACGGGTACACGAAACGCGTCCCGATCGGTCCGGTGTCTTTCATCACGCCGTTCAACTTTCCGCTCAACCTGGTCGCGCACAAGGTCGCGCCGGCGATCGCCGCCGGCTGCCCGTTCGTGTTGAAGCCGTCCGAAAAGACACCGATCGGCGCGCTGATCATCGGCCAGGTGCTGGCCGAGACCGACCTGCCCAAGGGCGCCTTCTCGATCCTGCCCATCGGCGGCCATGAGGCCTCGCCGCTGGTCGAGGACGAGCGCTTCAAGCTGCTTTCCTTCACCGGCGGGCAGATCGGCTGGGACTTGAAAGCCCATGCCGGGCGCAAGAAGGTGGTGCTGGAACTGGGCGGCAATGCCGCCTGCATCGTCGACGCCGACCAGGGCGACAAGCTCGACGCCATCGTGCAGCGGCTGGTGTTCGGCGCGTTCTACCAGTCCGGCCAGAGCTGCATCGGCGTGCAGCGGATCTACGCGCACGCTTCGCTCTACGACGCGCTGAAAAGGAAACTCGTCGCCGCCACGAAGAAGCTCAAGGCGGGCGATCCGAAGAAGAAGGACGTCTTCATCGGTCCGATGATCGACGAGGCCGCCGCCGAACGCCTGCACGACTGGATCGAGGAGGCCCGCCGCGCCGGCGCGAAGCTGCTCTGCGGTGGGAAGCGCCAGGGCAACATGCTCGAGGCGACCCTGATGGAAGGCGTGCCGCGCGACGCCAGGGCCAATCGGCAGGAAGCCTTCGGGCCGTTCGCCCTGCTCGCCCCGTTCGACACGCTGGACGAGGCCATCGGGCTGGTCAACGACTCGGACTACGGCCTGCAGGCGGGCATCTTCACCGATCGGCTGGAACACGCGATGCGGGCGTGGGACGAGCTGGAACAGGGCGGCGTGATCGTCAACGACATCCCGAGCTTCCGCGTGGACAACATGCCTTACGGCGGCATCAAGCTCTCGGGCTTCGGCCGCGAGGGCGTGCGCTATGCCATCGAGGACATGAGCGAAGTGCGGTTGCTGGTGATGCGTCGACCAGCGTAG